TTTAGAACAGACCGAATTTTTTCATCCGGTCGCGGAGGGTATTGCGGCTTACTCCTAAAAGCTCAGAGGTTTTGACCTGGTTTCCCTGGCAGTACTTCAGGGAGAGATCGAAGACTGCCCTTTCTAAGGCTTCTTCCAGATGGTCGTAGATATGCCCATCCGAATTAGCCAAGATCTTGGGAAAGATCGGTTCTAATATCTGAGACAACAGTTTATGATAGTCCTTTTTTATCTTTTCAAAATCTATGTCTAACCTTTCCCTATTCTCGCTGTGGATCGGAAAATGCTCCGGCATCAGGAGCCCACCCTTACTCATAACCACTGCGGTGTGGATGTTGTTCTCGAGCTCTCGCACGTTTCCAGGCCAGGGATATTTCATCAGAATCTTGATCCCGTCATTTGAAATCCCATCCGCCCTTTTGCCTATCAAGCGCGTATATTTCTTCAGGAAGCAGTCAGCTAAAAGGGGTATGTCCGACTTCCTTTCCCTTAAAGGCGGTAAATAGACCGAGACTACCTTTAACCTGTAGAAAAGGTCAACCCTGAAGTTTCCATCTTTAATACAGTTGACTAAACTCTTGTTGGTGGCGGCAATTATCCTCACGTCCACTTTTATGCTCTGGTTGCCGCCTACTCTTTCGTACTCCTGCTCCTGCAAAACCCTTAAGACCTTACTCTGGGTCATCAGGCTCATATCCGCAATCTCGTCCAGGAAGATGGTTCCCTTATCTCCCTGCTCAAACTTGCCCAATTTTCTCTGGTACGCGCCGGTAAAAGCACCTCTCTCATAGCCGAAAAGCTCTGATTCCAAAAGGGCTTCAGGCAAAGCCGCACAGTTAACAGAGAGGAAGGACCTATCTTTTCTCAAGCTGTTGCGGTGAATTGCCCGCGCCACTAACTCTTTACCTGTTCCGCTTTCCCCCATTATGAGGACCGCCGCATCAGTCGGAGCGACCTGACCTATCAGCTTGGCAATCTCCACTATTTCCGGGCTTTTCCCAATGATTAAATCATCATCCTCCACTGGCTTCCCGTCTCTGCCAAAGTTAGATGAATCCCCTCCTCCCTTTTTCTCCTGCAAGGCTTTATCCACAATCCTGGCGAGTTTCTCTAACTGGAAAGGCTTGGTGACGAATTCATAAGCCCCCTGCTTCATAGTCTCGATCGCCGCCTCAGTCGAGATATAGCCAGTGATGACGATTATCGGTATTTTCAGTTCTTTTTCTTTTATCCCTTTCAGAATTTCGAAACCGGACATCCCCGGCAAATTTATATCAAGAAGAATCAGGTCCGGCTTTAGCTGGCTTATAGTCTCCAGAGCCCCGTTTCCCTCGGAAAGGGTGTGAAGCTTCAAGCTCTCTGAGACAAAATAGTTATTCAGAGACTCGCAGATTTTGGGGTCGTCTTCTATTAAGAGGATTTGTTTCATATTATAAATTTTTCTTTAAAAGAATCCTAATCTATTAATCGGCAAAAGCAGGATATTCTTAAAGGGGAACGAGGTTTTAAAGATGAATTAATGCTAACCGGGAAAGGTAGAACAGACATTCTTGTCTGTTCTTTACAGTTATAGTAAACGTAGGGACAGCCCTCGTGGCTGTCCGTCCAAACCGACTTGGGGAGGCTTCTTACCTCCACCTCTGCAGGAGCGGTGGAACAGGCATCCTTGCCTGTTCGTCTTCAGTCATTGGCCCACAAATAAAAAAGCTCCCCTTGGGAGCTTTTTTAAATTCAAAAACTTCCTACCCGAATACTACTTCCTAAATCTAAATCTGGATATTCCGCCCAGACCCAAAAGCCCGAATCCTAATAGAGCCAATGTCGATGGTTCAGGTATAGGTGGACCAAAAGTGCCAACATAGGTGTTGCCTGCGTTCTGCCAGTTTGCATCTATTGGCTGGAAATGCACTTTCACGTCAAGAGGATCTGAATAGGGCATGAATCTATCTGCTGTGGGTGTGGGCCCGCCGTTATTATGAAAAGTCCAGCTAAATACTCCCATGGTAAAACCTGCGTTAGGAGCCGGTGCGCCTGCCTGCCCAAAAAGCCTGTAAAATCCATCTGCAGGATAAGAGCCGTTTCCGGTCTGAAAATCTAATCTGTGATCCGGATGTGCTCCT
The Candidatus Zixiibacteriota bacterium DNA segment above includes these coding regions:
- a CDS encoding PEP-CTERM sorting domain-containing protein, which codes for GGLILAVLLVSGAYAQFFDFSVALTPLGSDNYRYDFTLTNSGPDRDAIFKFTVDNGRVGSASEWQDLSWNLPTGWGGAHPDHRLDFQTGNGSYPADGFYRLFGQAGAPAPNAGFTMGVFSWTFHNNGGPTPTADRFMPYSDPLDVKVHFQPIDANWQNAGNTYVGTFGPPIPEPSTLALLGFGLLGLGGISRFRFRK
- a CDS encoding sigma-54 dependent transcriptional regulator — protein: MKQILLIEDDPKICESLNNYFVSESLKLHTLSEGNGALETISQLKPDLILLDINLPGMSGFEILKGIKEKELKIPIIVITGYISTEAAIETMKQGAYEFVTKPFQLEKLARIVDKALQEKKGGGDSSNFGRDGKPVEDDDLIIGKSPEIVEIAKLIGQVAPTDAAVLIMGESGTGKELVARAIHRNSLRKDRSFLSVNCAALPEALLESELFGYERGAFTGAYQRKLGKFEQGDKGTIFLDEIADMSLMTQSKVLRVLQEQEYERVGGNQSIKVDVRIIAATNKSLVNCIKDGNFRVDLFYRLKVVSVYLPPLRERKSDIPLLADCFLKKYTRLIGKRADGISNDGIKILMKYPWPGNVRELENNIHTAVVMSKGGLLMPEHFPIHSENRERLDIDFEKIKKDYHKLLSQILEPIFPKILANSDGHIYDHLEEALERAVFDLSLKYCQGNQVKTSELLGVSRNTLRDRMKKFGLF